From the Archangium lipolyticum genome, one window contains:
- a CDS encoding mersacidin/lichenicidin family type 2 lantibiotic: MKKELIIRAWKDPVFRASLSAEERAAFPESPSGRAMTELDEAELGGIAGGGRPIDPKYSVDTFRCPAPTYFCPLP; encoded by the coding sequence ATGAAGAAGGAATTGATCATCCGTGCATGGAAGGACCCGGTGTTCCGCGCGAGCCTCTCGGCCGAGGAGCGCGCTGCTTTTCCCGAGAGTCCCTCCGGGAGGGCGATGACGGAGCTCGACGAGGCCGAGCTGGGCGGCATCGCCGGTGGTGGGAGGCCGATCGACCCCAAGTACTCGGTCGACACGTTCCGTTGTCCCGCCCCCACGTACTTCTGCCCGCTCCCCTAG